A genomic region of [Eubacterium] eligens ATCC 27750 contains the following coding sequences:
- the gltA gene encoding NADPH-dependent glutamate synthase, giving the protein MDVMKKVPVREQAPDVRNKNFDEVCLGYNKEEAMEEATRCLNCKNARCVQGCPVSIDIPAFIHQVKEGNIEEAYKIIGKSSALPAVCGRVCPQETQCEGQCIRGIKGESVSIGKLERFVADWARENNVEPEKPTEKKGKKVAVIGSGPSGLTCAGDLAKMGYDVTIFEALHEAGGVLVYGIPEFRLPKSTVVAHEVENVKKLGVKIETNVVIGKSMTIDQLLEDEGFDAVFIGSGAGLPRFMGIPGENANEVFSANEYLTRSNLMKAFKDEYDTPIARFKKVAIVGGGNVAMDAARTALRLGAETHIVYRRSEEELPARAEEVHHAKEEGIIFDLLTNPTEILTDDKGNVTGMKCIKMELGEPDASGRRKPVEIPGSEFVMELDAVIMSLGTSPNPLISSTTKGLDINKRKCIVAEEETGKTSKEGVYAGGDAVTGAATVILAMGAGKAGAKGIDEFLSNN; this is encoded by the coding sequence ATGGACGTAATGAAGAAAGTGCCAGTCAGAGAGCAGGCTCCTGACGTAAGAAATAAGAATTTTGATGAAGTATGTCTTGGATATAACAAGGAAGAAGCTATGGAAGAGGCAACAAGATGCCTTAACTGTAAGAATGCAAGATGTGTTCAGGGCTGTCCTGTATCTATCGATATCCCAGCATTTATTCATCAGGTAAAAGAAGGAAATATTGAGGAAGCATATAAGATTATTGGTAAGTCAAGTGCACTTCCTGCTGTATGTGGCCGTGTATGTCCACAGGAGACACAGTGTGAAGGTCAGTGTATCAGAGGAATCAAGGGTGAATCAGTATCAATTGGTAAGCTTGAAAGATTTGTTGCTGACTGGGCAAGAGAGAATAATGTTGAGCCAGAGAAGCCAACAGAGAAGAAAGGCAAGAAAGTTGCTGTTATCGGTTCAGGTCCTTCAGGACTTACATGTGCCGGAGACCTTGCAAAAATGGGATATGACGTAACTATATTCGAGGCTTTACATGAGGCTGGTGGTGTATTAGTATATGGTATTCCTGAATTCCGTCTTCCTAAGTCAACAGTAGTTGCCCACGAAGTTGAGAATGTTAAGAAGTTAGGCGTTAAGATTGAGACTAACGTTGTTATTGGTAAGTCAATGACAATTGACCAGTTACTTGAAGATGAAGGCTTTGATGCAGTATTCATAGGTTCTGGTGCAGGTCTTCCAAGATTCATGGGTATTCCGGGCGAGAATGCTAACGAAGTATTCTCAGCTAATGAGTACCTTACAAGAAGTAATCTTATGAAAGCTTTCAAGGATGAGTATGATACTCCAATAGCAAGATTTAAGAAGGTTGCTATCGTTGGTGGTGGTAATGTTGCTATGGATGCTGCAAGAACAGCATTAAGACTTGGAGCAGAAACTCATATCGTATACAGAAGAAGTGAGGAGGAGCTTCCAGCAAGAGCTGAGGAAGTACATCACGCTAAGGAAGAAGGAATTATATTTGACCTTCTTACTAATCCGACAGAGATTCTTACAGATGACAAGGGTAATGTTACAGGTATGAAGTGTATTAAGATGGAACTTGGTGAACCTGATGCTTCAGGAAGAAGAAAGCCTGTAGAGATTCCTGGTTCAGAGTTTGTTATGGAATTAGATGCAGTTATCATGTCACTTGGTACTTCACCTAACCCACTTATATCTTCAACAACTAAGGGACTTGACATCAACAAGAGAAAATGTATAGTAGCAGAAGAAGAAACTGGTAAAACATCTAAGGAAGGTGTATATGCCGGTGGAGATGCTGTTACAGGTGCAGCTACAGTTATTCTTGCCATGGGAGCAGGAAAAGCTGGAGCTAAGGGAATTGATGAATTCCTTTCTAACAACTAA
- a CDS encoding tetraspanin family protein, whose translation MSENATDITNDNIQDNNGNNSLLTGGNLYESNTDKYKDNLSSAITFFICGGIGIILMILNDAGIIKIVTKDSPSFIFINIVLGLLFIGFIAIGVWSLKYSNKIKAKAETEDKKAADVLNWLEDNITKEDIENSYTGDIQEEMKYFNRTAYVKEQLTVQFTELSDEEAENFSEQFVEKMFN comes from the coding sequence ATGTCTGAAAACGCAACTGACATAACTAATGACAACATTCAGGATAATAACGGGAATAACTCTCTTCTTACAGGTGGAAACCTGTATGAAAGCAACACTGACAAGTACAAGGATAACTTATCTTCAGCAATAACATTCTTTATATGCGGAGGCATTGGCATTATCCTTATGATTCTTAATGATGCCGGTATAATCAAGATAGTAACTAAAGATTCTCCATCATTCATATTTATTAACATTGTACTTGGTCTGTTATTTATCGGATTCATTGCAATCGGTGTCTGGTCTTTGAAATACTCTAACAAAATTAAAGCCAAGGCTGAAACTGAGGATAAGAAAGCCGCCGATGTACTTAACTGGCTGGAAGACAACATAACTAAAGAAGATATTGAGAATTCTTACACTGGAGATATTCAGGAAGAAATGAAATATTTTAACCGTACAGCTTATGTTAAAGAACAGTTAACCGTACAATTTACTGAACTCTCAGATGAAGAAGCCGAAAATTTTTCAGAACAGTTCGTTGAAAAAATGTTTAATTAA
- a CDS encoding thiamine diphosphokinase, with protein MKTLIVTGGSLDISWAKDFVRTINAEYIIAADSGLKYIDKLGLVPDMILGDYDSVEDGLLDKYKSIDIKTYPKEKDYTDTHIAIINALKAGASVIYILGATGTRMDHTFTNICNMKAALDSDVPCFICDSHNKIYLINDKMGEVKVSKKGQYGDYVSFVPLSEETIISLAGFKYVLDDYILHQGLSICQSNEIKENEAVINIKKGFVIVFETKD; from the coding sequence ATGAAAACACTTATAGTGACAGGGGGAAGTCTTGATATAAGCTGGGCAAAGGATTTTGTCAGGACAATAAATGCGGAATACATAATTGCAGCTGACAGTGGCCTTAAATATATTGATAAACTCGGACTTGTGCCGGATATGATACTGGGGGATTATGATTCAGTAGAAGATGGACTGCTTGATAAGTATAAAAGTATAGATATTAAGACTTATCCTAAAGAAAAGGATTATACAGATACGCATATTGCTATTATAAATGCGTTGAAAGCCGGAGCGTCAGTCATATATATACTTGGGGCGACAGGTACAAGGATGGATCACACATTTACCAATATATGCAATATGAAGGCTGCACTTGACAGTGATGTGCCATGTTTTATATGTGACAGTCACAATAAAATATATCTTATAAATGACAAGATGGGAGAAGTAAAAGTATCAAAAAAAGGACAGTATGGTGATTATGTATCATTTGTTCCACTATCTGAAGAAACAATTATAAGCCTTGCAGGATTTAAATATGTGCTTGATGATTATATACTTCATCAGGGCTTAAGCATATGCCAGAGTAATGAAATTAAAGAAAATGAGGCGGTTATAAATATAAAAAAAGGATTTGTGATTGTATTTGAAACAAAGGACTAA
- a CDS encoding acyl-CoA carboxylase subunit beta, protein MSNTTQALSRIEAILDDSSFVEIGAGVTARSTDFNIQEKKAPSDGVITGYGVINGNLVYVYSQDATVLNGSIGEMHAKKISALYDYAMKMGAPVIGLIDCAGLRLQEATDALEGFGTIYKKMSIASGVIPQITAVYGNCGGGLAILSSLSDFTFMEDSKAKLFVNSPNALDGNNESKLDSASAKFQAEAGVVDFTGDEETIANGVRQLVSMLPANNEEDAAVSATTDDLNRACPDMAAEIADPALALSDIADDNVFVEVKASYAKEMVTGFIQVDGITIGAVANRTALYDEEGEVAEKFEPVLTVKGAYKAENFVNFCNAFEIPVLTLTNVKGFEATVAAEKGIAIASAKLTYAFANADVPKVNVITGEAYGSAYVSMNSKSLGADLVYAWPTASIGMMDSQLAAKIMYADEIAAASDVAATVSEKAAEYAKLQSSVESAAARGYVDAVIDPENTRQYVAAAFEMLFSKREVRPDKKHGTV, encoded by the coding sequence ATGAGTAATACAACACAGGCATTATCAAGGATTGAAGCAATACTTGATGATAGCAGCTTTGTTGAAATCGGTGCTGGTGTGACTGCCAGATCTACAGATTTTAACATTCAGGAAAAGAAGGCTCCATCCGATGGTGTTATTACAGGATACGGAGTTATTAATGGTAATCTTGTGTATGTATACAGCCAGGATGCAACTGTTCTTAATGGTTCTATCGGTGAGATGCATGCTAAGAAGATTTCAGCACTTTATGATTATGCTATGAAGATGGGAGCTCCTGTGATAGGTCTTATTGACTGCGCAGGTTTAAGACTTCAGGAAGCAACAGATGCTCTTGAAGGTTTCGGTACAATTTATAAGAAGATGTCTATTGCATCAGGTGTTATTCCACAGATTACAGCAGTTTATGGTAACTGTGGCGGTGGACTTGCAATTCTTTCTTCATTATCTGATTTTACATTTATGGAAGATAGCAAGGCCAAGCTTTTTGTTAACAGCCCTAATGCATTAGATGGTAATAATGAATCAAAGCTTGACTCAGCGTCAGCTAAGTTCCAGGCAGAAGCAGGAGTTGTTGATTTTACAGGAGATGAGGAGACTATTGCTAATGGTGTAAGACAGTTAGTTTCTATGCTTCCTGCTAACAACGAAGAGGATGCTGCAGTTTCTGCAACAACAGATGATCTTAACAGAGCATGCCCGGATATGGCAGCAGAGATTGCTGATCCTGCATTAGCTCTTTCAGATATTGCTGATGATAATGTATTTGTTGAAGTTAAGGCTTCATATGCTAAAGAAATGGTTACAGGATTTATTCAGGTAGATGGAATTACTATTGGTGCTGTAGCTAACAGAACAGCTCTTTATGATGAAGAGGGCGAAGTGGCTGAGAAGTTTGAACCGGTTCTTACAGTTAAGGGTGCTTACAAGGCAGAGAATTTTGTTAATTTCTGTAATGCATTTGAAATTCCTGTACTTACACTTACTAATGTTAAGGGATTCGAAGCTACAGTGGCAGCTGAGAAGGGAATTGCAATTGCAAGTGCCAAGCTTACATATGCATTTGCTAACGCAGATGTACCTAAGGTTAATGTTATTACAGGTGAGGCTTATGGAAGCGCATATGTTTCTATGAATTCTAAGTCTTTAGGTGCAGACCTTGTCTACGCATGGCCAACAGCTTCTATCGGAATGATGGATTCACAGCTTGCAGCAAAGATTATGTATGCTGATGAGATAGCAGCCGCTTCTGATGTGGCAGCAACTGTTTCAGAGAAAGCAGCTGAATATGCTAAGTTACAGTCAAGTGTTGAGTCAGCAGCAGCAAGAGGATATGTTGATGCTGTTATTGACCCGGAGAATACAAGACAGTATGTAGCCGCTGCATTTGAAATGTTATTTTCAAAGAGAGAGGTTCGTCCTGATAAGAAGCATGGAACAGTTTAA
- a CDS encoding OadG family protein, with amino-acid sequence MKKTNLKRFLLLFCMLACVFSMTACGNAQIDTNTAKESIKDNEVAYVENYLKDWAKDMILYLDSNQGEAGTDALIADAEAGRTLNDVNSKMYIVNQQGMNVKTIGLYNSWNSTKDELGELKESVDVNNINVKVSDETSELCTISVKLKFEKRVCTFEFVINTDYTLESGAINPSYTTGEKMGKAGMNTLIGMGTVFVVLIFISFIISLFKYISVYENRKKEQKEDTASVGVDNAIAQIVSNEEENVEDDLELIAVITAAIAASEGTSTDGLVVRSIRKVNNRRK; translated from the coding sequence ATGAAGAAGACTAATTTGAAAAGATTCTTATTGTTATTCTGCATGTTAGCCTGCGTATTCAGTATGACAGCCTGTGGTAATGCACAGATTGATACTAATACAGCTAAAGAATCCATTAAAGATAACGAGGTTGCTTATGTTGAGAATTACCTCAAGGACTGGGCAAAGGATATGATTCTTTACCTTGACAGCAATCAGGGTGAAGCAGGAACAGATGCTCTTATTGCAGATGCAGAAGCAGGAAGAACCCTTAATGATGTTAACAGTAAGATGTATATTGTTAACCAGCAGGGAATGAATGTTAAAACAATAGGATTATACAATAGCTGGAACAGCACTAAAGATGAACTTGGTGAACTCAAAGAGTCTGTTGATGTTAACAACATTAATGTAAAGGTCAGTGATGAAACAAGTGAATTATGTACTATTTCAGTTAAACTTAAATTCGAAAAGAGAGTATGTACATTCGAATTCGTAATCAATACAGATTACACACTTGAAAGTGGAGCTATTAATCCATCATACACAACAGGTGAGAAGATGGGTAAGGCCGGAATGAATACACTTATTGGTATGGGAACTGTATTTGTAGTTCTTATATTCATTTCATTCATTATTTCTCTGTTCAAGTATATAAGCGTATATGAGAACAGAAAGAAAGAACAGAAAGAAGACACAGCTTCTGTTGGTGTTGATAATGCTATAGCACAGATTGTTTCTAATGAAGAAGAAAATGTTGAGGACGATCTTGAACTTATTGCAGTTATTACTGCAGCAATTGCAGCATCAGAAGGAACATCTACGGATGGTCTTGTTGTCCGCTCAATTAGAAAGGTTAATAATAGGAGGAAATAA
- a CDS encoding biotin/lipoyl-containing protein: MKNYTITVNGNVYDVTVEEGTGSAAPAAKAAAPKAAPKAAPKAAAPAGAQGAVKVNAPMPGKILKVNATAGAAVKKGDVLVVLEAMKMENEICAPQDGTIATVECAAGDSVESGKVLVSLN; this comes from the coding sequence ATGAAGAACTATACAATTACAGTTAATGGTAACGTATATGATGTTACTGTAGAAGAAGGAACAGGCAGTGCAGCTCCAGCAGCTAAGGCAGCCGCTCCTAAAGCAGCTCCAAAGGCTGCACCTAAGGCAGCAGCACCAGCAGGTGCTCAGGGAGCAGTTAAAGTTAACGCTCCAATGCCAGGAAAGATTCTTAAGGTTAATGCAACAGCAGGTGCTGCTGTAAAGAAGGGCGATGTATTGGTTGTCCTTGAAGCTATGAAGATGGAGAATGAAATCTGTGCTCCTCAGGATGGCACAATTGCAACTGTTGAGTGTGCAGCTGGTGATTCTGTAGAGTCAGGTAAGGTATTAGTTTCATTAAATTAA
- a CDS encoding sodium ion-translocating decarboxylase subunit beta, producing MSYIITTLGNLVHQSAFFGLTWGNYLMVLVAFVFLYLAIKKGYEPLLLVPISFGMLLVNLYPDIMLAIEDSSNGVGGLLHYFYLLDEWSILPSLIFLGVGAMTDFGPLIANPASFLLGAAAQFGIFAAYLMAILMGFPDKAAAAISIIGGADGPTSIFLAGKLGQTKYMGPIAVAAYSYMSLVPIIQPPIMKLLTTKKEREVKMEQLRPVSKLEKILFPIVVTVVVVLILPTTAPLVGMLMLGNLFKESGVVKQLAETASNALMYIVVIILGTSVGATTSAEAFLNLDTLKIVALGLIAFAFGTAAGVLFGKIMCLVTHGKVNPLIGSAGVSAVPMAARVSQKVGSEADPSNFLLMHAMGPNVAGVIGTAVAAGTFMAMFGVM from the coding sequence ATGAGTTATATTATAACAACTTTAGGAAACCTCGTTCACCAGAGTGCATTCTTCGGACTTACATGGGGTAATTACCTTATGGTTCTGGTTGCGTTTGTTTTCCTTTATCTTGCAATTAAAAAAGGATATGAACCTCTGCTCTTAGTACCTATTTCTTTTGGTATGCTTCTTGTAAACCTTTATCCTGACATTATGTTAGCAATAGAGGATTCAAGTAACGGTGTAGGTGGTTTGTTACATTATTTCTATTTACTTGATGAATGGAGTATTTTACCATCACTTATTTTCTTAGGTGTTGGTGCCATGACTGATTTTGGTCCATTGATTGCTAACCCGGCAAGTTTCCTGCTTGGTGCAGCAGCACAGTTTGGTATCTTTGCAGCATATCTTATGGCTATTCTTATGGGATTCCCAGATAAGGCAGCAGCAGCTATATCAATTATTGGTGGTGCAGATGGTCCTACTTCAATATTCCTTGCAGGTAAGCTTGGTCAGACTAAATATATGGGACCTATTGCAGTAGCAGCATATTCATATATGTCACTGGTTCCTATTATCCAGCCACCAATTATGAAGCTTTTAACAACTAAGAAGGAAAGAGAAGTTAAGATGGAACAGTTAAGACCTGTTTCTAAGCTTGAGAAGATTCTTTTCCCTATAGTAGTTACTGTAGTAGTAGTACTTATTCTTCCTACAACAGCACCACTTGTTGGTATGCTCATGTTAGGTAACCTTTTCAAGGAAAGTGGAGTTGTTAAGCAGCTTGCAGAGACAGCTTCTAATGCACTTATGTACATAGTTGTTATTATCCTTGGAACATCAGTTGGTGCTACAACAAGTGCAGAAGCATTTCTTAACCTTGATACATTAAAGATTGTTGCATTAGGACTTATTGCATTCGCATTTGGTACTGCAGCAGGTGTGTTATTTGGTAAGATTATGTGTCTTGTTACACATGGTAAGGTTAATCCGCTTATTGGTTCAGCAGGTGTATCTGCGGTTCCTATGGCAGCCAGAGTTTCGCAGAAGGTTGGTTCTGAGGCAGATCCTTCTAACTTCCTTCTGATGCATGCTATGGGACCTAACGTTGCCGGTGTTATTGGTACAGCGGTTGCAGCCGGTACATTTATGGCCATGTTTGGCGTTATGTAA
- a CDS encoding oxaloacetate decarboxylase subunit alpha, with the protein MAEQVKKPLKITETVLRDAHQSLIATRMTTEQMLPIVDKMDKVGYHSVECWGGATFDASLRFLKEDPWERLRKLRDGFKNTKLQMLFRGQNILGYNHYADDVVEYFVQKSIANGIDIIRIFDCFNDLRNLETAVKAAKKEKGHAQIALSYTLGDAYTLDYWKETAKRIEDMGADSICIKDMAGLLLPYKATELVQALKDGSSLPIQMHTHYTSGVASMTYLKAVEAGADIIDTAMSPFSMGTSQPATEVMVETFKGTQYDTGLDQNLLAEIADYFQPMREEALKSGLMNTKVLGVNIKTLLYQVPGGMLSNLVSQLKEAGAEDKYRDVLEEIPRVRKDYGEPPLVTPSSQIVGTQAVLNVLQGERYKMITKESKKVLAGEFGQTIKPFNPEVQKKAIGDTKPITCRPADLIEPQLEKFKNDPIVQQYKQQDEDVLSYALFPQVATEFFKYREAQQTKVDPTKADTANKAYPV; encoded by the coding sequence ATGGCAGAACAGGTTAAAAAACCTTTAAAGATTACTGAGACAGTATTGCGTGATGCACATCAGTCTCTTATAGCTACAAGAATGACAACAGAGCAGATGCTTCCTATCGTAGATAAGATGGATAAGGTTGGTTATCATTCAGTAGAGTGCTGGGGAGGAGCTACATTTGATGCTTCACTCAGATTCCTTAAGGAAGATCCATGGGAAAGACTTCGTAAGCTTAGAGATGGATTCAAGAATACTAAGCTTCAGATGCTTTTCAGAGGACAGAATATATTAGGTTACAATCATTACGCAGATGATGTAGTTGAGTACTTTGTTCAGAAGTCAATTGCTAACGGTATTGATATTATCCGTATTTTCGATTGCTTTAATGATTTAAGAAACTTAGAGACAGCTGTTAAGGCTGCCAAGAAGGAAAAAGGACATGCTCAGATTGCTCTTTCTTATACATTAGGTGATGCTTATACACTTGATTACTGGAAAGAGACAGCTAAGAGAATTGAAGACATGGGTGCAGATTCTATCTGCATCAAGGATATGGCTGGACTTTTGCTTCCATACAAGGCTACAGAGCTTGTACAGGCATTAAAGGATGGTTCATCTCTTCCTATTCAGATGCATACACATTATACATCTGGTGTAGCTTCAATGACATACTTAAAAGCAGTAGAAGCAGGTGCTGATATTATTGATACAGCTATGTCACCATTCTCAATGGGAACATCACAGCCAGCTACAGAGGTTATGGTAGAGACATTTAAGGGTACACAGTATGATACAGGACTTGACCAGAATCTTCTTGCTGAGATAGCTGATTACTTCCAGCCAATGCGTGAGGAAGCATTAAAGAGCGGACTTATGAATACTAAGGTTCTTGGAGTTAATATTAAGACATTACTTTATCAGGTTCCAGGTGGAATGCTTTCTAACCTTGTATCACAGCTTAAGGAAGCTGGTGCAGAGGACAAGTACAGAGATGTATTAGAGGAAATCCCAAGAGTTCGTAAAGATTATGGTGAACCACCTCTTGTTACTCCTTCATCACAGATTGTTGGTACTCAGGCTGTTCTTAATGTATTACAGGGTGAGAGATACAAGATGATTACTAAGGAATCTAAGAAGGTTCTTGCTGGTGAATTTGGTCAGACAATCAAGCCATTCAATCCAGAAGTTCAGAAGAAGGCTATCGGTGATACAAAGCCTATTACATGCCGTCCAGCTGACTTGATTGAACCACAGCTTGAGAAATTCAAGAATGATCCAATTGTACAGCAGTACAAGCAGCAGGATGAGGATGTGCTTTCATATGCATTATTCCCACAGGTTGCGACAGAGTTCTTCAAGTATAGAGAAGCTCAGCAGACAAAGGTTGATCCTACAAAGGCAGATACAGCTAATAAGGCTTATCCAGTCTAA
- a CDS encoding MurR/RpiR family transcriptional regulator, whose product MNDLEQHTDVLSLIRVRMSGLSKGHKRIAEYILANYEKCAFLTAAKLGEVVGVSESTAVRFPAALGFSGYPEFQKALEDILQEKIHSFDRIDVLNSHMTTNMVVNNVMSMDARKIEHTLKSFDTTSFDMAVEDIMAAESVYIIGARSCEPLAEFFGYYLRMVKKNVQVVKTGNTNELFEQMMYIGEGDVAIGISFPRYSMRTLKAMEFANNRQARVISITDSVHSPMNMYSSCNLFARSDMASIVDSLVAPMSLINALIVSICLKNSEQVVENIEKINAFVDNFEYSGNDEINMLDENVVNELKKCMDNAAIDEEK is encoded by the coding sequence ATGAATGATTTAGAACAACATACAGATGTATTAAGTCTCATAAGAGTGAGAATGTCAGGACTTAGCAAGGGACATAAAAGAATAGCAGAGTATATTCTGGCTAATTATGAAAAATGTGCATTCCTTACTGCGGCAAAGCTGGGAGAAGTTGTTGGAGTAAGTGAGTCTACGGCGGTGAGATTTCCGGCTGCATTGGGATTTTCCGGGTATCCGGAGTTCCAGAAAGCGTTAGAAGACATTTTGCAAGAAAAAATTCACTCGTTCGACAGAATTGATGTGCTTAATTCACATATGACAACCAATATGGTCGTGAATAATGTTATGTCAATGGATGCAAGAAAGATAGAGCATACATTAAAGTCATTTGATACAACATCTTTTGATATGGCTGTTGAGGATATAATGGCTGCAGAAAGTGTGTATATAATTGGAGCAAGATCGTGCGAACCACTCGCAGAATTCTTTGGGTATTATCTTAGGATGGTCAAGAAAAATGTACAGGTAGTAAAGACTGGCAATACTAACGAATTGTTTGAACAGATGATGTACATAGGTGAAGGCGATGTTGCAATAGGTATCAGCTTTCCCAGATATTCAATGAGAACGCTTAAAGCAATGGAATTTGCTAATAACAGACAGGCAAGAGTTATATCAATAACAGATTCAGTACACTCACCAATGAATATGTATTCATCATGTAACCTGTTTGCAAGAAGTGATATGGCATCAATAGTTGATTCACTTGTTGCACCAATGAGCCTTATTAATGCTTTAATAGTATCAATATGTCTTAAGAATAGTGAACAGGTAGTAGAAAATATTGAGAAAATAAACGCATTTGTTGATAATTTTGAGTATTCAGGCAATGACGAGATTAATATGTTAGATGAGAATGTTGTTAATGAATTGAAAAAATGCATGGATAATGCAGCTATTGATGAAGAAAAGTAA
- a CDS encoding BaiN/RdsA family NAD(P)/FAD-dependent oxidoreductase, translating to MSNVIIIGGGAAGMMAAITAARNNNKVTLIEKNEKLGKKLFITGKGRCNFTNAGDEEDIFNSIVTNKKFMYSSLRGFSNYDCMGFFDELGLKFKIERGNRVFPESDHSSDVIGALSRQMKKLGVNVLLNTQVVAVNEENGEFAGVVVKDASGQKEIKGDACVIATGGNSYSSTGSTGDGYRFAKSIGHSVTPILPALVPLNVREEWEELLMGLSLKNIEVTFYDGDKKVFTDFGEMLFTHFGVSGPVILSASSVITGIVKERPVRLSIDLKPAITDEQLDERILRDFSKEQNKAFKNSLDELLPKKLIPVIVMQSGIKPEKKVNEVTREERQRLVKLLKNFDMTVTSTRGFNEAIITQGGVNVKEINPSTMESKLVKNIYFAGEVIDVDAVTGGFNLQVAWSTAYAAASHIQ from the coding sequence ATGAGCAATGTTATAATAATTGGCGGTGGTGCAGCAGGAATGATGGCTGCGATAACTGCTGCCAGAAACAATAATAAGGTTACACTTATTGAAAAGAATGAAAAGCTTGGAAAGAAGCTTTTTATTACAGGAAAAGGCAGATGTAATTTTACCAATGCCGGGGATGAAGAAGATATATTTAACAGCATAGTTACCAATAAAAAGTTCATGTACAGCAGTTTAAGAGGGTTTTCTAACTATGACTGTATGGGATTTTTTGATGAGCTGGGACTTAAATTCAAGATTGAGCGAGGTAACAGGGTATTCCCGGAGTCAGACCATTCGTCTGATGTTATAGGTGCACTTTCAAGGCAGATGAAAAAACTTGGTGTAAATGTGCTTCTTAATACACAGGTTGTAGCTGTGAATGAGGAAAATGGCGAATTTGCAGGTGTTGTTGTAAAAGATGCATCAGGACAGAAGGAGATTAAAGGTGATGCGTGCGTTATTGCAACAGGCGGTAATTCATATTCATCCACAGGCTCTACAGGGGATGGCTACAGATTTGCAAAAAGTATTGGACACAGCGTTACACCAATACTTCCGGCACTTGTACCTCTTAATGTAAGAGAAGAGTGGGAAGAACTTCTTATGGGACTAAGCCTTAAGAATATAGAGGTTACATTTTACGATGGAGATAAGAAAGTATTTACTGATTTTGGAGAAATGCTTTTTACACATTTTGGTGTGAGCGGTCCTGTAATATTAAGCGCAAGCAGCGTTATTACGGGGATAGTTAAGGAAAGACCTGTAAGATTAAGCATAGACTTAAAGCCTGCAATTACTGATGAACAGCTTGATGAGAGAATATTAAGGGATTTCTCAAAGGAACAGAACAAGGCGTTTAAGAATTCATTAGATGAGCTGCTTCCTAAGAAGCTTATTCCTGTGATTGTAATGCAGTCGGGAATTAAGCCTGAAAAGAAGGTTAATGAGGTTACAAGGGAAGAAAGACAGAGACTTGTGAAGCTTCTTAAGAATTTTGACATGACAGTAACTTCTACGAGAGGCTTTAATGAAGCGATAATTACACAGGGTGGGGTTAATGTTAAAGAGATTAATCCTTCGACAATGGAATCAAAGCTTGTCAAGAATATATATTTTGCAGGAGAGGTTATAGATGTTGATGCAGTGACCGGAGGATTTAATTTACAGGTAGCATGGTCAACAGCATACGCTGCTGCAAGTCATATACAATAA